Proteins co-encoded in one Armatimonadota bacterium genomic window:
- a CDS encoding thioredoxin domain-containing protein, which translates to MPNRLIGETSPYLLQHAHNPVDWYPWGEEALRRAREEDKPIFLSIGYAACHWCHVMERESFEDPAVARLMNEHFVNVKVDREERPDLDDIYMQAVVALTGHGGWPMSVFLTPDGVPFYGGTYFPPEPRHGLPSFRQVLEAIAAAWRHRRDEVLRGGQALLEVLRRSSAPPQADSTLRPATLDAAFAQLERQFDLAHGGWGGAPKFPQPMALEFLLRTYVRTGEESARRMAERTLEKMARGGIYDHLGGGFHRYAVDALWRVPHFEKMLYDNAQLARVYVQAWQATRRPLYRAVAEETADFLLREMQDPAGGFYSSLDADSEGEEGKFYVWTRQELRAVLGEDAPLFEDAYGVTAEGNFEGRCVLYRAREPDVLAERWGADADVLEARLAAARRRLLAVRAARVRPGCDDKVLAAWNGLAIGALADAARVLGRDDYREAAARAAAFVLEAMRTPQGRLRRSWRQGVARGEAFLEDYANLADGLLALYEATFEGRWFVEAQRLAEVMLSGYRDPAGGFFDVADDHEALVVRPKSLQDTATPSGGAAAAGALLRLAALTGEGRYRDLAEEALRAVQPLAATYPTAFARWLCALDFALAPPREVALVGDPASADTRALLDVLWGAYRPNQVVALARPGEVPVVPLLEGRTAQDGKATAFVCERFACRLPVTDPAALAAQLG; encoded by the coding sequence ATGCCCAACCGCCTGATCGGCGAAACGAGTCCCTACCTCCTGCAGCACGCCCACAACCCCGTCGACTGGTACCCCTGGGGTGAAGAGGCGTTGCGCCGGGCGCGGGAGGAGGACAAGCCCATCTTCCTCAGCATCGGCTACGCCGCGTGCCACTGGTGCCACGTGATGGAGCGCGAGTCGTTCGAGGACCCCGCGGTGGCGCGCCTGATGAACGAGCACTTCGTCAACGTCAAGGTCGACCGCGAGGAGCGCCCCGACCTCGACGACATCTACATGCAGGCGGTCGTCGCCCTCACCGGGCACGGGGGCTGGCCGATGAGCGTCTTCCTCACGCCTGACGGCGTCCCGTTCTACGGCGGCACCTACTTCCCGCCCGAGCCGCGGCACGGCCTGCCGTCGTTCCGACAGGTGCTCGAAGCCATCGCGGCCGCCTGGCGCCACCGGCGCGACGAGGTGCTGCGCGGCGGCCAGGCCCTGCTGGAGGTGCTGCGTCGGAGCAGCGCGCCGCCGCAGGCCGACAGCACCCTGCGCCCGGCCACGCTGGATGCCGCCTTCGCGCAGCTGGAGCGGCAGTTCGACCTGGCCCACGGCGGCTGGGGCGGCGCGCCCAAGTTCCCCCAGCCCATGGCCCTGGAGTTCCTGCTGCGGACCTACGTGCGCACGGGCGAGGAGAGCGCGCGCCGCATGGCCGAGCGCACCCTGGAGAAGATGGCGCGCGGGGGCATCTACGACCACCTGGGCGGCGGGTTCCACCGGTACGCGGTCGACGCCCTCTGGCGCGTGCCCCACTTCGAGAAGATGCTCTACGACAACGCGCAGCTGGCGCGCGTCTACGTGCAGGCCTGGCAGGCGACCCGGCGCCCCCTCTACCGCGCGGTCGCCGAGGAGACGGCGGACTTCCTGCTGCGCGAGATGCAGGACCCCGCTGGCGGCTTCTACAGCAGCCTCGACGCCGACAGCGAGGGCGAAGAGGGGAAGTTCTACGTCTGGACGCGCCAGGAGCTCCGCGCGGTGCTGGGCGAGGACGCCCCGCTCTTCGAGGACGCCTACGGTGTCACCGCCGAGGGGAACTTCGAGGGGCGGTGCGTGCTGTACCGGGCGCGCGAGCCCGACGTGCTGGCCGAGCGCTGGGGTGCGGACGCCGACGTGCTGGAGGCGCGGTTGGCCGCGGCCCGGCGCCGGCTGCTGGCCGTGCGCGCCGCGCGCGTGCGGCCGGGGTGCGACGACAAGGTGCTGGCGGCGTGGAACGGCCTCGCGATCGGCGCCCTGGCCGACGCGGCGCGGGTGCTGGGGCGCGACGACTACCGTGAGGCCGCCGCGCGCGCTGCGGCGTTCGTGCTGGAGGCGATGCGCACGCCCCAGGGCCGCCTGCGGCGCTCGTGGCGCCAGGGCGTGGCCAGGGGCGAGGCCTTCCTGGAAGACTACGCGAACCTCGCCGACGGGCTGCTGGCGCTCTACGAGGCCACGTTCGAGGGCCGCTGGTTCGTCGAGGCACAGCGGCTGGCCGAGGTGATGCTCTCCGGCTACCGCGATCCCGCCGGCGGCTTCTTCGACGTGGCCGACGACCACGAGGCGCTGGTCGTGCGGCCCAAGAGCCTGCAGGACACCGCCACGCCATCGGGCGGCGCCGCGGCCGCCGGGGCACTGCTGCGTCTGGCCGCGCTGACCGGCGAGGGACGCTACCGCGACCTGGCCGAGGAGGCCCTGCGCGCGGTCCAGCCGCTGGCCGCCACCTATCCGACCGCGTTCGCCCGCTGGCTGTGCGCGCTCGACTTCGCGCTCGCCCCGCCCCGCGAGGTGGCCCTGGTCGGCGACCCCGCCAGCGCCGACACGCGGGCGCTGCTCGACGTGCTCTGGGGCGCGTACCGACCCAACCAGGTCGTCGCTCTGGCGCGGCCGGGCGAGGTGCCCGTGGTGCCGCTCCTGGAAGGGCGCACGGCGCAGGACGGTAAGGCCACGGCGTTCGTCTGCGAGCGGTTCGCCTGCCGGTTGCCGGTCACCGACCCCGCGGCCCTGGCCGCCCAGCTGGGCTGA
- a CDS encoding oxaloacetate decarboxylase, with product MSHTAPSPARRLRERLRAGGLLIAPGVFDGLSARIATEAGFEALYASGGAIARSAGLPDLGLLGLSEVLARVREITDATPLPVIADADAGYGNALNVVRTVREFERAGVAALHLEDQVTPKKCGHYAGKQLVSTDEFVGKLRAALDARRDPDLVIIARTDARAVLGLAAAIERANRYAEAGADVLFVEAPESEDELERIARAVAAPLLVNMFAGGKTPLVPPARLEAMGYRIMIVPSDLQRAAIAAMQEAAALVRTTGTATGMGDRLASFAERDRLVDLPAWEERERRYGAISARGEAMR from the coding sequence ATGTCCCACACCGCGCCCTCACCAGCCCGCCGGCTGCGCGAGCGGCTGCGGGCCGGGGGCCTGCTGATCGCCCCGGGGGTCTTCGACGGGCTGTCGGCACGCATCGCCACCGAGGCCGGGTTCGAGGCGCTCTACGCCAGCGGCGGCGCCATCGCGCGCAGCGCGGGCCTGCCCGACCTGGGCCTGCTGGGCCTGTCCGAGGTGCTGGCCCGGGTCCGCGAGATCACCGACGCCACGCCGCTGCCCGTGATCGCCGACGCCGACGCGGGCTACGGCAACGCCCTCAACGTCGTCCGCACGGTGCGGGAGTTCGAGCGGGCGGGCGTGGCCGCCCTGCACCTGGAGGACCAGGTGACGCCCAAGAAGTGCGGGCACTACGCGGGCAAGCAGCTGGTTTCCACCGACGAGTTCGTGGGCAAGCTGCGCGCCGCGCTCGATGCCCGGCGCGACCCCGACCTGGTGATCATCGCCCGCACCGACGCCCGGGCGGTGCTGGGGCTTGCGGCCGCGATCGAACGCGCCAACCGCTACGCCGAGGCCGGCGCCGACGTGCTCTTCGTGGAGGCCCCCGAATCGGAAGACGAGCTCGAACGCATCGCGCGCGCCGTGGCAGCACCGCTGCTGGTGAACATGTTCGCGGGCGGCAAGACCCCTCTGGTGCCACCCGCGCGCCTGGAGGCCATGGGGTACCGCATCATGATCGTGCCCTCCGACCTGCAGCGGGCGGCCATCGCCGCCATGCAGGAAGCTGCCGCCCTGGTGCGCACCACGGGCACGGCCACGGGCATGGGCGACCGGCTTGCCTCGTTCGCGGAACGCGACCGGCTCGTGGACCTGCCCGCATGGGAGGAGCGGGAACGCCGCTACGGGGCAATATCCGCCCGCGGGGAGGCCATGCGGTGA
- a CDS encoding LLM class flavin-dependent oxidoreductase, giving the protein MRIGFALGYDPTMRVQEMASWMQYADARGYELGFFSETINLVRDSVSALAAFAGATRRLRLAGEIGDGVLLNAVTSPGYAANALRIVRQAAEAAGRDWAQFEVAAIVPTSLEETREAAIEAIRWEVASKFHPRRMAYNARVRTAVGEPVIREDDLPAFRAAFEQGGPEALARALPRAYIEELTACGTADDVARRIAAYRDAGVQLPLLRPAARHQIQRILDTFAPAVSGRPAGG; this is encoded by the coding sequence ATGCGCATCGGTTTCGCCCTGGGGTACGATCCGACGATGCGCGTCCAGGAGATGGCCTCCTGGATGCAGTACGCCGACGCCCGCGGGTACGAGCTGGGCTTCTTCTCCGAAACGATCAACCTCGTGCGCGACTCCGTGAGCGCGCTCGCCGCGTTCGCCGGTGCGACGCGGCGCCTGCGCCTGGCTGGCGAGATCGGCGACGGCGTGCTGTTGAACGCCGTCACCTCACCGGGCTACGCGGCCAACGCGCTGCGCATCGTGCGGCAGGCGGCCGAGGCGGCCGGGCGGGACTGGGCGCAGTTCGAGGTGGCGGCCATCGTGCCGACCTCGCTGGAGGAGACGCGCGAGGCCGCCATCGAGGCCATCCGCTGGGAGGTGGCGAGCAAGTTCCACCCCCGGCGCATGGCGTACAACGCCCGCGTCCGCACGGCGGTGGGCGAGCCGGTCATCCGTGAGGACGACCTGCCGGCCTTTCGGGCGGCCTTCGAGCAGGGCGGCCCCGAGGCGCTGGCCCGCGCCCTCCCCCGGGCCTACATCGAGGAGCTCACCGCGTGCGGGACGGCCGACGACGTGGCGCGGCGCATTGCGGCCTACCGGGACGCCGGCGTGCAGCTGCCGCTGCTACGGCCGGCTGCCCGCCACCAGATCCAGCGCATCCTCGATACCTTCGCGCCCGCGGTCTCCGGCCGCCCGGCCGGCGGGTGA
- a CDS encoding MmgE/PrpD family protein — MTLARRFAAYMAGLAYEALPAQVIHEAKRRVIDAVACALGAAAEPPIAAARRAAGRLSPSGGATVLAWGERTAPDVAAFVNGYMVRYLDYNDTYLSREALHPSDNLAGLLAAAEDAGATGRDLLAALVAAYEIVCRLADASSIRDRGWDHVTYGGIAVAAGAARLLGGDVDAIEQAINIAATTGINLRQTRVGHLSMWKGAAYGGASHNAVFAAYLATEGITGPSPVFEGRRGFMAQVSGPLAIPPMAGEAPEPSENELRWEEEGGRPADATPPPPATFKLLETDIKYWPAEYHSQAAIAAALDLRQQGLRPEAIDRVVIRTFRVAVEIIGGEPEKWAPTTRETADHSMPYLVAAALLDGEVTARQFAPARIQREDVRQLMARTEVVEDPALTAAYPRGIPTVVEVYERSGRTWTARVDFPPGHARNPLSDAQLEEKFRHLAQPVLGPRTDAALRALWTLDQYASVREVTPLLVRPGAPHGE; from the coding sequence GTGACGCTGGCCCGCCGCTTCGCCGCGTACATGGCGGGCCTGGCCTACGAGGCCCTTCCCGCCCAGGTGATCCACGAGGCCAAGCGCCGGGTGATCGACGCCGTGGCGTGCGCCCTGGGCGCGGCCGCCGAGCCGCCCATCGCGGCGGCCCGACGCGCGGCCGGCCGGCTGAGCCCGTCCGGCGGGGCCACGGTGCTGGCGTGGGGCGAGCGCACGGCGCCCGACGTGGCTGCCTTCGTGAACGGGTACATGGTGCGCTACCTCGACTACAACGACACCTACCTGTCCAGGGAAGCCCTGCACCCGTCGGACAACCTGGCCGGGCTGCTGGCTGCGGCCGAGGACGCCGGGGCCACCGGCCGCGACCTGCTCGCCGCGCTGGTCGCGGCCTACGAGATCGTCTGCCGGCTGGCCGACGCCAGCAGCATCCGTGACCGCGGCTGGGACCACGTGACCTACGGCGGGATCGCCGTGGCTGCGGGCGCCGCCCGCCTGCTGGGGGGCGACGTCGACGCCATCGAGCAGGCGATCAACATCGCCGCCACCACGGGGATCAACCTGCGCCAGACCCGCGTCGGGCACCTGTCGATGTGGAAGGGCGCGGCCTACGGCGGCGCCAGCCACAACGCCGTCTTCGCCGCCTACCTGGCGACGGAGGGCATCACCGGACCGTCGCCGGTCTTCGAGGGACGCCGGGGCTTCATGGCCCAGGTCTCGGGCCCGCTTGCCATTCCGCCCATGGCGGGCGAGGCGCCCGAGCCCTCGGAGAACGAGCTGCGATGGGAAGAGGAAGGCGGCAGGCCCGCAGACGCTACGCCCCCGCCGCCGGCCACCTTCAAGCTCCTGGAGACCGACATCAAGTACTGGCCGGCCGAGTACCACTCGCAGGCTGCGATCGCGGCGGCCCTCGACCTGCGCCAGCAGGGGCTGCGGCCCGAGGCGATCGACCGGGTGGTCATCCGCACGTTCCGGGTGGCGGTCGAGATCATCGGCGGCGAGCCCGAGAAATGGGCGCCGACGACGCGCGAGACGGCCGACCACAGCATGCCCTACCTGGTGGCGGCGGCCCTCCTGGACGGCGAGGTGACCGCGCGCCAGTTCGCGCCGGCGCGCATCCAGCGCGAGGATGTCCGCCAGCTCATGGCGCGCACCGAGGTGGTCGAGGACCCAGCGTTGACCGCGGCCTATCCGCGCGGCATCCCCACGGTCGTGGAGGTGTATGAGCGGTCGGGGCGCACGTGGACGGCGCGCGTGGACTTCCCGCCGGGCCACGCACGCAACCCGTTGAGCGACGCGCAGCTCGAGGAGAAGTTCCGGCACCTGGCCCAGCCGGTGCTGGGCCCGCGGACCGACGCGGCGCTGCGGGCGTTGTGGACGCTCGACCAGTACGCGTCCGTCCGGGAGGTCACCCCGCTGCTGGTGCGGCCAGGGGCGCCCCACGGCGAGTAG
- a CDS encoding S8 family peptidase, whose protein sequence is MRRGLLVVCTVAVLLVAILGGGQGAPAAPRTPGPSQPFVPDEILVKFRADVSVNPQVFARSIGASVGGSVDALGVHVFKIPAGTVERTVQMLSRHPLVEYAEPNGIAHAVGTPSDPLYSQQWAWPKVSAPQAWDLTTGSETVRCAIVDTGVGPHEDLPGLAAQRDFVNNDNNASDDNGHGTHVAGTVAALANNGTGGVGANWSVALVAAKVLSASGSGTYAAVANGITWSADQGAWCINISLGGYWPSNTLKNAVNYAWNKGAVLACAAGNDGMNWKLYPAAYDRCIAVAASDQNDTKAWFSNYGASWVDVVAPGVGILSTVLNNGYEAWGGTSMATPHVAGLAGLVWARALARNTCTTASCVRTRIEQNTDAVPGVGTYYKYGRVNYFKAVNF, encoded by the coding sequence ATGCGTCGCGGACTGCTGGTAGTGTGTACGGTGGCCGTGCTGCTCGTCGCGATCCTCGGGGGCGGCCAGGGCGCGCCTGCCGCGCCCCGCACACCCGGCCCGTCCCAGCCGTTCGTTCCCGACGAGATCCTGGTGAAGTTCCGCGCGGACGTGAGCGTCAACCCGCAGGTGTTCGCGCGCTCCATCGGCGCCAGCGTCGGCGGCAGCGTGGACGCGCTGGGGGTCCACGTCTTCAAGATCCCCGCGGGGACGGTGGAGCGCACGGTGCAGATGCTCTCGCGCCACCCGCTGGTGGAGTACGCGGAGCCCAACGGCATCGCGCACGCCGTTGGTACGCCGAGCGATCCGCTGTACAGCCAGCAGTGGGCCTGGCCCAAGGTCAGCGCGCCGCAGGCCTGGGACCTCACCACCGGGTCGGAGACGGTGCGCTGCGCCATCGTCGACACCGGCGTGGGACCCCACGAGGACCTGCCGGGGCTTGCGGCCCAGCGCGACTTCGTGAACAACGACAACAACGCCTCCGACGACAACGGCCACGGCACGCACGTCGCCGGCACCGTGGCCGCGCTGGCGAACAACGGCACGGGCGGCGTCGGGGCCAACTGGTCGGTGGCCCTCGTCGCGGCCAAGGTGCTGAGCGCGTCCGGGTCGGGCACCTACGCTGCCGTGGCCAACGGCATCACCTGGTCGGCCGACCAGGGCGCCTGGTGCATCAACATCAGCCTGGGCGGCTACTGGCCGTCGAACACCCTCAAGAACGCGGTGAACTACGCCTGGAACAAGGGCGCGGTGCTGGCCTGCGCCGCGGGCAACGACGGCATGAACTGGAAGCTCTACCCCGCGGCCTACGACCGCTGCATCGCGGTGGCCGCCAGCGACCAGAACGACACCAAGGCCTGGTTCTCCAACTACGGGGCCAGCTGGGTCGACGTGGTCGCGCCGGGGGTTGGGATCCTGTCCACGGTGCTCAACAACGGGTACGAGGCGTGGGGCGGCACCTCCATGGCCACGCCGCACGTGGCCGGGCTGGCGGGGTTGGTGTGGGCGCGCGCGCTGGCGCGCAACACGTGCACCACCGCATCGTGCGTGCGGACGCGCATCGAGCAGAACACCGACGCCGTTCCCGGAGTGGGCACGTACTACAAGTACGGACGGGTGAACTACTTCAAGGCCGTCAATTTCTGA